Below is a genomic region from Primulina eburnea isolate SZY01 chromosome 9, ASM2296580v1, whole genome shotgun sequence.
CGTTTTCttttagttaatttaatatttaatttttgcgtagtattttatttattaattttagcAATTTTAGCTTAGTAGATTATTAATTTGGTTAATCATGCATGTTTTTTTACTAGATAGATTAAAAACCGTCGTgtgctagttttttttttatcggaaattatattttattcattAAACACGTAATCATAAATGTGCAGAGCTTCGCCAGGGACGCCTCTTAAAattcttttcaaattttgaaattcCAATCCACAACATAACTAACATATGTTTTATTGTAGTTGTCTCATTAAATCATACAAATAAATTATCTTTAAACCCTAGAAATTTTCTTCATATCTGCCTGAAAAATGTTCTCAAATTATCTTTATTCTCAAAATTTCATTACActtttcattcaaaatattttcacaGAAGATTTCTCCACTAAAAACTTGTTGACAATAGATTTTTAGTTTATTCTCTCCATGAAAAATAAAGTCATTTCCTCGGTTTTGAGGCTTCCGGTTTGAGAAAGTTTCTCGGGTTTCTGGGACTGGGTCGGGTAATTTCCGAAAATGTCATGTTCAAGTATAATTTTTTCTGTGGAGTAGTGTTTTGGATACCCGATGATGTCGCCGTATTCCGTTCTCATTTGCTACCCAAAATGCAGGGTTTTTACCAAGGTTTCGAATTTAAAGAATTCGACTCTTTCAACGCACAAAACACGATGAGAGGCATTCAATTTACACTGAGTAAACACCAGAATCTTAGACTCGACAGAGCTTTAGAGCAACTAGAGTCGCTATCCTCAAAACAAAATTCTGACGCCTCCGTCACAGTGGCCGACGATATTTCTGTCAATAATGAAGACGCCATTCTCAAGTATTTTCAACCGTATCTTAATCCTCTACTTTTTTCATTTACTGCAGTGAAGAGCTTTTcctaatttttatcattttgaTCTTCTTTCTGTGGAATTAAGGGGCCATGGGACAACAGAGATGGACGGACGTGTGGTGGCGACCATATGCGGAGTGGTTGAGCGCGTGAACAAGCTTGTTTATGTTAGGACTTTGAGAGCCAGgttcatttttgtttttaacCTGAATAGTTTGATCTTGACAATTGTATATTTATCTGTGTTTCATTTTGTCGTAGGTACAAGCCTGAAATTGGTGATATCATAGTCGGCCGTGTTATTGAGGTAATTTTTTTCTCTTGTGTCGTTCTTCATCGTCAGATTATTTAAACCCAATTTTAATGAGTATTGTTGACATTTTATAAAACCTGAATAGACATTAACAATTTATATTATGTATCATATCTGGTTCCTTTATGATATGAATCTGTTGTTTTATGTGAACTCTTAATGAGATCCATCAAGTGATGCAGATTTTTTTCGTTAATCTGCTTTTTTTTAAGAGAACCCCAAACGATGGGGGACTAAAGAGACCTGTCTATAAAAATGAAGCATAAGTACACCGAGGGGGATCAAGCCTAACTGAAAAGCTTTTGTTCTTTTTGATTTAAGGTTGCACCAAAGCGCTGGAGATTGGAGATCAACTTTAGCCAGGATGCAGTGTTGATGCTCTCGTCAATGAACCTGCCAGATGGCATCCAGGTACTTTTGGTGCTTTTGGTTTAAAATATTGTGAACAATATGCGAGGAGTGCTGAAAGGATTAAGATACTGATGGTTGAggtcgtttttttttttgctgctGTGTCTTCTTTTTGCTGCATTGTTAGGAGTCAGCATACACTTCTGAATATAGTTGGCTAAACAAGATTCTTGTTGAAGTTTTCATGCGCTATCCATGTGAAATTTCTAGTGGTAATTGGTTTCAATCCGACAACTGCAGTTTGTTGGGCCTCATTCATTCTTACTTCTGTGCTCGTTTTTGATTTCATGCATTTGGGTTTCAGAGACGAAGAACTGCAGTTGATGAACTCAATATGCGCAGTGTTTTTGAAGAGAATGATGTTCTCTGTGTAAGCTCCTTGAATATTCTTGTGCACGAACCAGCCGatctcaaatttttatttttatgtggTTTAGTATTCTTGAAAGTTAATTCTGGCAAAACCCACTATATTTAGCAATCAAGGATGATATTTTCAGTTTGACATTATATATTGCCTCTTAAGTTTCTAACTGTTTCAGGCTGAAGTTCGTGGCTTCCAGCATGACGGCTGCCTACACCTACAAGCCAGAAGCCAGAAGTATGGAAAGGTTTGTTTATAATATTTGTTCAATATGTGAGCAGCAGTGGTGCGTTGTGTAACTATTTTCAGAAAACTATGATCTAATGGCGGTATTGATATTCCATTTGATCTAAAAAGTTGTTACAGCTATTATACCAGTGAAGAATTCCATTGATACCATAGAATGCTTGATGAATCTTTAATCCAAAAGTATCGAAGATTTCCATTGATACCATAGAATGCTTGATGAATCTTTTATCCaaaagtattttaaacttgttCATCACATTATCTGTGAAGATTTACGTTGGTACAATGTCAGAGATTTCTTCATAAATTTTCTTATACACCTAATCGCAAAAACACGTTAGCATCACATATCTGTTTATCTTTGCAAGCATCCACCTTGATTATATTTACACAATCATGTTACGTTTGTCAAATCATCTTAATTTGCTTTTTGAAATTGGTGATCCTCGTGAAATAGTTGCAGCAAGTTCTCTGGGTAACCCATAACCTCAACTATCCTCATATCTATTCTAAAATTACTTGATTTTATGTTACTCAATTGCCTTCTCTTTTTGTTTCAGCTCAAGAGTGGTCAGTTACTTTCTGTTCCCCCTTATCTAGTGAAAAAACGTAAACAACATTTCTACCATCTAGACCAATATGGAGTTGATCTGATACTGGGTTGTAATGGATTCATTTGGGTTGGTGAACATGTCGAAGTGAGAGACGACACGATAGACGATCTATCAAACAAATCTGAAGAACAAAATAAATCTTGGAACATGATAAACGATGAAGAATCAGAAGAAACATGCACCCCACTTGAGACGAGGCAGCGCATATGCAGGACGGCAAATGCCATCCGAGTGTTGTCTACCTTAGGCTTCATGATCACAGTTGAAAATACAATGGAAGTCATTAATCTAAGCGTGGCTTTGAATGATGACATACATGAGATGCTTGGTGCGGAGTTCTATGTTGTAGTTGCTGAGAAAGAGGCTGAACGTCGAAGCTTGTTATCAAAAAAGAGATGATTATCCAGATTTTGTTGCATAAACATCTTGTTTTGGAATTCTGTAGGATTATCAAGGACTTGAGAAGAGCAGTGTGAGATGATCAATTGCTGATGTCTTGATTTGATTACCTCTTTTTTGTTTGCCTGCATCACCATGAAATGATTAATTGCTGATGTCTTATTTTGCTTTCTTTGTTCATTACTAGTTTTGACGTACTTTTCGTGGGGAAATAATGAAATTTGTGCTAGGGTTTCAAATCAAGGCTTGTTCAGTAGATAAATGGCTAATGAAGTCAATCATATGCGATTTTGTTTAGAGCCTTGTTTGTTGGCTCGGGTGTTACAAAAAGGAT
It encodes:
- the LOC140840978 gene encoding exosome complex component RRP4 homolog isoform X1, coding for MILFIPALRAFSSAIFAFLLWFARWCDLPAHIFPHVRKRFLLGFYQGFEFKEFDSFNAQNTMRGIQFTLSKHQNLRLDRALEQLESLSSKQNSDASVTVADDISVNNEDAILKGHGTTEMDGRVVATICGVVERVNKLVYVRTLRARYKPEIGDIIVGRVIEVAPKRWRLEINFSQDAVLMLSSMNLPDGIQRRRTAVDELNMRSVFEENDVLCAEVRGFQHDGCLHLQARSQKYGKLKSGQLLSVPPYLVKKRKQHFYHLDQYGVDLILGCNGFIWVGEHVEVRDDTIDDLSNKSEEQNKSWNMINDEESEETCTPLETRQRICRTANAIRVLSTLGFMITVENTMEVINLSVALNDDIHEMLGAEFYVVVAEKEAERRSLLSKKR
- the LOC140840978 gene encoding exosome complex component RRP4 homolog isoform X2, which codes for MILFIPALRAFSSAIFAFLLWFARWCDLPAHIFPHGFYQGFEFKEFDSFNAQNTMRGIQFTLSKHQNLRLDRALEQLESLSSKQNSDASVTVADDISVNNEDAILKGHGTTEMDGRVVATICGVVERVNKLVYVRTLRARYKPEIGDIIVGRVIEVAPKRWRLEINFSQDAVLMLSSMNLPDGIQRRRTAVDELNMRSVFEENDVLCAEVRGFQHDGCLHLQARSQKYGKLKSGQLLSVPPYLVKKRKQHFYHLDQYGVDLILGCNGFIWVGEHVEVRDDTIDDLSNKSEEQNKSWNMINDEESEETCTPLETRQRICRTANAIRVLSTLGFMITVENTMEVINLSVALNDDIHEMLGAEFYVVVAEKEAERRSLLSKKR